Within Bradymonas sediminis, the genomic segment AGCGGCAGCGCCTGGATATTGGTGCCCGCGCGTCCACCCGGGGTGACCTTGGCGGTCGCCACGGCGGTCGGACAGGCGTTATTGGTACCACGGCCGTTAAGCGGCAGGTTCAGCGTGGACTGCGACGGGTCATTGCTCTTGATGCGGACCATGCCGGTATAAGCGGCTTCCTGGGTCGGGCTGAAGGTCACGACGAAGTTCGCGCGCCCGCCCTCATCAAGGACAAATTCCTCGGCGGGCAAACCGGCGGGCAAGCTGCCATCTTTAATCGCGAAGACGCCGCCGCCATCGTCGGTGATCTCGATATCCTGCAATTTGAGCTTCGAGCTCGGGCTGCAGTTGGTGATGGTGACCGTCTTCTGGCTGACGTTGCCGATCGAGCTCAGCGCGAAGTCGACCTCGCCAACCGGCGACACCTCGATGCACGGCGAGCCGCTATTGCCGATCAGGTTGACCGAATATTCCGGGCTGGTGGGGTCGTCACTCTTGAAGACGAGCTCGTCGTTCTCCGGGTTATTGGTGTCCGGCGCGAACCAGACGCGAACGTCGAAGCTCTCGGTCGGCGCGAGCGAGGCGGGCCACTGCTTGGTGTCGTTGTCGGGGTCAGGCGCCAGGCCTTCGGCGATCTCCTCAGCCGTGGGCTGCGGGATCGAGAAGTCAAAGCGCGAGTTATTGCCCTTCACCTTGATCTCGCTGATGCTCAGCGGGGCTTCACCGGTATTCTGCACCTGGGTCATCTTCCAGGCACCGCGCCACGGGCCGTCCCCCGAGGAGCCCGGCCCCGGAGGCGTCACGCGCGGGAAGGAGACGGTCGCCGGCGAGAAGATTTTCGGCGCCAATCCCTGCGTCGAGACCGGGATGACATATTGCGGGTTGCTCGGGTCGTTACTCTCGATAAGGACCGCGCCGGTGTCAGGGTTCTGATTGACCGGTTTATAGCGCACGCGAACGATATGCGTGACGCCGGGTTCCAGGTTGAGGGTTTGCTCTCCCCAGCCCTCGCCGTCTTTGAAAAACTCCTGCTCCATATCGCGCGGGGGCGCGCCGACGTCCTCTTTCAACGCGATATTGCTAATGCGCAGTGTGGACTCACCGGTATTCGAGATCATCACGTTAACGCTGGTTTCTTCGCCCAGCGCGACGGTCTCGAAGGTGATGGGGTTGGGCGTGGCCGAAACCTGGCCGAGCTTTTTGCTGCCGATGCTACCACCGCCACCGCCGTCCGAACTGGTGTCGTCGTCGCTGCAGCCCGCGGTGAAACCCAGGCTCAGGGCGAGCAATAAGCCTATCAAGATGGTACTTCGCCGCTCTA encodes:
- a CDS encoding choice-of-anchor D domain-containing protein encodes the protein MALLERRSTILIGLLLALSLGFTAGCSDDDTSSDGGGGGSIGSKKLGQVSATPNPITFETVALGEETSVNVMISNTGESTLRISNIALKEDVGAPPRDMEQEFFKDGEGWGEQTLNLEPGVTHIVRVRYKPVNQNPDTGAVLIESNDPSNPQYVIPVSTQGLAPKIFSPATVSFPRVTPPGPGSSGDGPWRGAWKMTQVQNTGEAPLSISEIKVKGNNSRFDFSIPQPTAEEIAEGLAPDPDNDTKQWPASLAPTESFDVRVWFAPDTNNPENDELVFKSDDPTSPEYSVNLIGNSGSPCIEVSPVGEVDFALSSIGNVSQKTVTITNCSPSSKLKLQDIEITDDGGGVFAIKDGSLPAGLPAEEFVLDEGGRANFVVTFSPTQEAAYTGMVRIKSNDPSQSTLNLPLNGRGTNNACPTAVATAKVTPGGRAGTNIQALPLETIQFDGTGSSDPDGAIQRYEWTILSAPAASSSRILPTGDSSPTMFMDINGEYKVELKVYDDQNTVSCGEPAIVTILVNSETDIHIQLTWTSNGVADNDVDLHYLHPNGNRWAINANGWDCHWNNKTPNWNVPGGNPTLDIDDLNGPGPENISHSNLENVTYKIGVHYYSDHGNGPAYASIEVRNRGILTFAARDKMLHNDQFWLVGLLNGRSRTVAAVDQVTAGYP